One Streptomyces sp. RPA4-2 genomic window carries:
- a CDS encoding beta-ketoacyl synthase, with product MTGRRVVITGIEVLAPGGVGAKNFWNLLSEGRTATRRISFFDPSPFRSRVAAEIDFDPAEHGLSPQEIRRMDRAAQFAVVAARGAVADSGIDLDAHDPYRVGVTIGSAVGATMGLDEEYNVVSDGGRLRLVDHAYTVPHLYNYLVPSSFAAEVAWAVGAQGPSTVVSTGCTSGIDSVGHAVELLREGSADVMITGSSDAPISPITMACFDAIKATTPRDDDPERASRPFDGTRNGFVLGEGAAVFVLEELESARRRGAHIYAEIAGYATRSNAYHMTGLRPDGAEMAEAITTALDEARMNPTAIDYVNAHGSGTKQNDRHETEAFKRSLGDHAYRTPVSSIKSMVGHSLGAIGSIEIAASALAMENHVVPPTANLTTPDPKCDLDYVPLVAREQLTDAVLTVGSGFGGFQSAMVLARPERSVA from the coding sequence GTGACCGGCCGACGAGTCGTCATCACCGGCATAGAGGTGCTGGCCCCCGGCGGTGTCGGGGCGAAGAACTTCTGGAACCTGCTGAGCGAGGGCCGTACGGCCACCCGCCGCATCAGCTTCTTCGACCCCAGCCCCTTCCGCTCCCGGGTCGCCGCGGAGATCGACTTCGACCCCGCGGAGCACGGACTGAGCCCGCAGGAGATCCGCCGGATGGACCGCGCCGCGCAGTTCGCGGTGGTCGCGGCCCGTGGCGCGGTCGCCGACAGCGGCATCGACCTCGACGCCCACGACCCGTACCGGGTGGGCGTCACCATCGGCAGCGCGGTCGGCGCCACCATGGGTCTCGACGAGGAGTACAACGTCGTCAGCGACGGCGGCCGGCTGCGCCTGGTGGACCACGCGTACACCGTCCCGCACCTGTACAACTACCTGGTTCCCAGCTCCTTCGCGGCCGAGGTCGCCTGGGCGGTGGGCGCGCAGGGCCCCAGCACGGTGGTCTCCACGGGCTGCACGTCCGGCATCGACTCGGTCGGCCACGCCGTCGAGCTGCTTCGCGAGGGCTCGGCCGACGTCATGATCACGGGTTCGTCCGACGCCCCCATCTCGCCGATCACGATGGCGTGTTTCGACGCGATCAAGGCGACGACGCCCAGGGACGACGACCCCGAGCGGGCCTCGCGCCCCTTCGACGGGACCCGCAACGGGTTCGTCCTCGGCGAGGGGGCCGCCGTGTTCGTCCTGGAGGAACTGGAGAGCGCCCGGCGGCGCGGCGCGCACATCTACGCCGAGATCGCCGGGTACGCGACGCGCTCGAACGCGTACCACATGACGGGTCTGCGGCCGGACGGCGCGGAGATGGCCGAGGCCATCACGACCGCGCTGGACGAGGCCAGGATGAACCCGACCGCGATCGACTACGTCAACGCGCACGGCTCGGGCACCAAGCAGAACGACCGCCACGAGACCGAGGCGTTCAAGCGCAGCCTGGGCGACCACGCCTACCGGACCCCGGTCAGCTCGATCAAGTCGATGGTCGGGCACTCGCTCGGCGCGATCGGTTCCATCGAGATCGCCGCGTCCGCGCTGGCCATGGAGAACCACGTCGTGCCGCCCACGGCCAACCTGACCACCCCCGACCCCAAGTGCGACCTCGACTACGTGCCGCTGGTCGCCCGGGAGCAGCTCACCGACGCGGTGCTCACGGTCGGCAGCGGCTTCGGGGGATTCCAGAGCGCCATGGTGCTGGCGCGTCCCGAGAGGAGCGTGGCATGA
- a CDS encoding ketosynthase chain-length factor: MTTTVVVTGLGIAAPNGLGTQDYWAATRTGKNGIGRVTRFDPSSYPSTLAGEVPGFVAEDVLPSRLLPQTDHMTRMALVAADWALADAGIDPTELPQYDMGVVTASSSGGFEFGQGELEKLWSQGSQYVSAYQSFAWFYAVNSGQISIRNGLKGPSGVIVSDEAGGLDAVAHGRRLIRKGTPMIVSGGVDASVCPWGWVAQMAGGRLSTSDEPTRAYLPFDADASGHVPGEGGAILIMESAESACARGARIYGEIAGYGSTFDPRPDSDREPGLRKAIELALADADVAPGDVDVVFADAAGVPELDRIEAEAISAVFGVRGVPVTAPKTMTGRLYSGAAPLDIATALLAVEEGLIPPTVHVDPDEEYGLDLVLTQSRPAQVRTALVVARGYGGFNSAVVVRAVD, translated from the coding sequence ATGACCACCACGGTGGTAGTGACCGGTCTGGGCATCGCCGCCCCCAACGGACTGGGCACACAGGACTACTGGGCCGCGACCCGGACCGGCAAGAACGGCATCGGGCGGGTCACCCGCTTCGACCCGTCGTCCTACCCGTCGACCCTGGCGGGCGAGGTGCCGGGCTTCGTCGCCGAGGACGTGCTGCCGAGCCGGCTGCTGCCGCAGACCGACCACATGACGCGGATGGCGCTGGTCGCCGCCGACTGGGCGCTCGCCGACGCGGGGATCGACCCGACGGAGCTGCCGCAGTACGACATGGGCGTCGTCACGGCCAGTTCCTCGGGGGGCTTCGAGTTCGGCCAGGGTGAGCTGGAGAAGCTGTGGAGTCAGGGCAGCCAGTACGTCTCCGCCTACCAGTCCTTCGCCTGGTTCTACGCCGTCAACAGCGGTCAGATCTCCATCCGCAACGGGCTGAAGGGTCCCAGCGGCGTCATCGTCAGCGACGAGGCCGGCGGTCTCGACGCGGTGGCGCACGGCCGGCGGCTCATCCGCAAGGGCACCCCGATGATCGTCTCCGGGGGTGTCGACGCGTCGGTCTGTCCCTGGGGCTGGGTGGCGCAGATGGCCGGCGGCCGGCTGAGCACCAGCGACGAACCGACCCGCGCCTATCTGCCCTTCGACGCCGACGCGTCCGGCCATGTGCCGGGCGAGGGCGGCGCCATCCTGATCATGGAGTCGGCCGAGTCGGCGTGCGCGCGCGGCGCCCGGATCTACGGCGAGATCGCGGGCTACGGCTCGACGTTCGACCCACGGCCGGACAGCGACCGCGAGCCCGGTCTGCGCAAGGCGATCGAACTCGCCCTCGCCGACGCGGACGTGGCACCCGGGGACGTCGACGTGGTCTTCGCGGACGCGGCCGGCGTGCCGGAGCTGGACCGGATCGAGGCCGAGGCGATCTCGGCGGTCTTCGGTGTCCGGGGCGTTCCGGTCACCGCGCCCAAGACGATGACGGGCCGACTGTACTCCGGCGCGGCCCCGCTCGACATCGCCACCGCCCTGCTCGCCGTGGAGGAGGGACTGATCCCCCCGACGGTGCACGTCGACCCGGACGAGGAGTACGGACTCGACCTGGTCCTCACCCAGTCGCGGCCCGCCCAGGTGCGTACCGCGCTGGTCGTGGCCCGTGGCTACGGCGGCTTCAACTCGGCCGTCGTCGTCCGCGCCGTCGACTGA
- a CDS encoding TcmI family type II polyketide cyclase, with product MYSTLIVARMEPGSSVDVARIFGDFDDTEMPHRMGTRRRQLFQYRGLYFHLQDFDADNGGELIQHARHDARFVQISEDLKPFIEAYDPATWRSPADAMATRFYNWEASA from the coding sequence ATGTACAGCACGCTGATTGTGGCTCGGATGGAACCCGGGTCGAGCGTCGACGTGGCCAGGATTTTCGGTGATTTCGACGACACGGAAATGCCGCATCGCATGGGAACGCGCCGGCGCCAGCTTTTCCAGTACCGGGGTCTGTACTTCCACCTCCAGGACTTCGACGCGGACAACGGCGGCGAGCTGATCCAGCACGCCCGGCACGACGCGCGCTTCGTACAGATCAGTGAGGACCTGAAGCCGTTCATCGAGGCGTACGACCCGGCCACCTGGCGCTCCCCGGCCGACGCGATGGCCACGCGCTTCTACAACTGGGAGGCGTCCGCGTGA